Proteins from one Hoplias malabaricus isolate fHopMal1 chromosome 2, fHopMal1.hap1, whole genome shotgun sequence genomic window:
- the oafb gene encoding out at first protein homolog: MNPREISPLSLLLSVALLLLLSSSGSGSELRVLVRLGDGQISEEIIEADSERDIISVELKQADGALITFLADFKQHVKILRALVLGEPERGQTQYQALCFITALEHGEIIPSEAMVRLRQKNPHIVRMAEDKRGVEQMTVNVAVNLTSAWRLSSHIHNICRDAQDFVYTREQDVKLWLEKGVDGSIFEAMPPKPEDPVMQICSSTADPWQPCTCSYTLRLEWYPCVLKYCRGHGPSPYKCGIKSCSKGYRFDFYTPHKQLCMWDEDE; encoded by the exons ATGAACCCGAGGGAgatttctcctctctctctcctcctctccgtggctctgctgctgttgctgtcgAGTTCTGGTTCAGGTTCTGAGCTGAGGGTTCTGGTCAGGTTAGGGGATGGGCAGATATCTGAAGAGATTATAGAAGCGGACAGTGAGAGGGACATCATCTCTGTGGAGTTAAAACAAGCGGATGGAGCTCTCATCACTTTCCTGGCTGATTTCAAACAG CATGTGAAGATCCTCCGTGCATTGGTTCTAGGTGAACCTGAACGAGGTCAGACACAGTACCAGGCTCTATGTTTCATCACAGCTCTGGAGCATGGAGAGATAATCCCCAGCGAAGCCATGGTCCGACTGAGACAA AAAAACCCTCATATTGTTCGGATGGCGGAGGACAAGCGTGGGGTGGAGCAGATGACTGTTAATGTGGCGGTGAACCTGACTTCAGCCTGGCGCCTCAGCTCCCACATTCACAACATCTGCAGAGATGCTCAAGACTTCGTCTACACGCGAGAACAAGACGTCAAACTCTGGCTGGAGAAGG GAGTGGATGGCTCCATATTTGAAGCAATGCCCCCAAAGCCAGAGGATCCAGTCATGCAGATCTGCAGCTCCACTGCTGACCCCTGGCAACCCTGCACCTGCAGCTACACCCTGAGACTGGAGTGGTATCCGTGCGTGCTGAAGTACTGTCGAGGTCATGGACCGAGTCCCTACAAGTGTGGCATCAAGAGCTGCAGCAAAGGCTATCGCTTTGACTtctacacaccacacaaacagctCTGTATGTGGGATGAAGACGAATAA